Proteins from a single region of Carassius gibelio isolate Cgi1373 ecotype wild population from Czech Republic chromosome B15, carGib1.2-hapl.c, whole genome shotgun sequence:
- the sbds gene encoding ribosome maturation protein SBDS, producing the protein MSIFTPTNQIRLTNVAVVRMKKGGKRFEIACYKNKVMSWRSGAEKDLDEVLQTNSVFVNVSKGQVAKKDDLSSAFGTEDLTEICKQILAKGELQVSDKERQSQLEQMFRDIATIVAEKCVNPETKRPYTVSLIERAMKDIHFSVKANKSTKQQALEVIKQLQQSIQIQRAHMRLRFVLPARDGKRLKEKLKPLIKTVESEDFDEQLEMVCLIDPGCFRDVDELIRCETKGKGTLEVLSLKDVEEGDEKLE; encoded by the exons ATGTCGATATTCACACCTACTAACCAGATCAGGTTAACTAATGTTGCCGTCGTGAGGATGAAGAAAGGAGGGAAGAGGTTTGAAATCGCCTGTTATAAGAACAAAGTGATGAGCTGGAGATCTGGAGC ggaGAAGGATCTTGATGAAGTCCTGCAAACAAACTCAGTGTTTGTCAATGTGTCCAAGGGTCAAGTGGCCAAGAAGGACGACCTGTCCAGCGCTTTCGGCACAGAAGACCTGACAGAAATATGCAAACAG ATTTTAGCTAAAGGAGAGCTGCAGGTGTCAGACAAGGAGCGCCAGAGTCAGCTGGAGCAGATGTTTCGTGACATCGCCACTATCGTGGCAGAGAAGTGTGTGAACCCCGAGACCAAGCGGCCCTACACCGTGAGTCTGATCGAGAGAGCCATGAAGGACATCCACTTCTCTGTGAAGGCCAACAAGAGCACCAAACAGCAG GCGCTCGAGGTCATCAAGCAGCTGCAGCAGTCCATCCAGATCCAGAGAGCTCACATGCGGCTGCGCTTCGTCCTGCCGGCCAGAGACGGCAAGAGACTGAAGGAGAAGCTCAAGCCCTTGATCAAGACCGTAGAGAGCGAGGACTTCGACGAGCAGCTGGAGATG GTGTGTCTGATCGATCCGGGATGTTTCCGGGATGTGGATGAGCTGATCCGCTGCGAGACTAAAGGCAAGGGGACACTGGAGGTGCTCAGTCTCAAAGACGTGGAGGAAGGAGACGAGAAACTAGAATGA